One part of the Sphingopyxis sp. TUF1 genome encodes these proteins:
- the glpD gene encoding glycerol-3-phosphate dehydrogenase produces MPDTPLPYDIIVVGGGVNGAGVARDAAGRGARVLLLEAGDLAEGTSSKSTKLIHGGLRYLEHYEFGLVREALKERELLWGIAPHIIHPLRFVLPYRDGLRPRWLLRLGLFLYDHIGGRKKLPATRSVDLRRHAAGAPLQSHYVHGFEYSDGWVDDARLVMLNARDAADRGARVRTHTRAEMLRCDGGLWVVDAADDQGHRYRFTGRSVVNAAGPAVLDLLKRADAEPDHQMRLVRGSHIVVRRLFEHDYAYFFQLPDGRIFFAIPYEQDFTLIGTTDVDHDGPASEAKASDDEIAYLCEGASLYFRVPVTPADVVWSFSGVRPLVEDGSGRPEAATRGYRIDLDLEEGAPLLTIYGGKITSYRHVAEEAVDALARHVPALSVRHWTAKAALPGGDFPVTGAAALVAEYRLAHPFLSATTAQRIARAYGTDARRWLGEADSWDALGGEIAHGLSVAELRWMVEQEWARTADDILWRRSKLGLVFDEEDKARLADALDMLR; encoded by the coding sequence ATGCCCGACACGCCCCTCCCCTATGACATCATCGTCGTTGGCGGCGGCGTCAACGGCGCGGGGGTCGCGCGCGATGCGGCGGGGCGCGGGGCGCGGGTGTTGCTGCTCGAGGCGGGCGACCTCGCCGAGGGCACATCGTCGAAATCGACCAAGCTGATCCACGGCGGGCTGCGATACCTCGAACATTATGAGTTCGGCCTGGTGCGCGAGGCGCTGAAGGAACGCGAGCTTTTGTGGGGCATTGCGCCGCACATCATCCATCCGCTGCGTTTCGTCCTGCCCTATCGCGACGGGCTGCGCCCGCGCTGGCTGTTGCGGCTGGGGCTGTTCCTCTACGACCATATCGGCGGCCGCAAGAAGCTGCCGGCGACGCGCTCGGTCGACCTCAGGCGTCATGCGGCGGGGGCGCCGTTGCAATCGCACTATGTCCACGGGTTCGAATATTCGGACGGCTGGGTCGACGATGCGCGGCTGGTCATGCTCAACGCGCGCGACGCCGCCGACCGCGGCGCGCGGGTCCGCACGCACACGCGCGCCGAGATGCTGCGCTGCGACGGCGGACTGTGGGTCGTCGATGCGGCGGACGATCAGGGGCATCGCTATCGTTTCACCGGCCGCAGCGTCGTCAATGCCGCGGGGCCGGCGGTGCTCGACCTTTTGAAACGCGCCGATGCCGAGCCCGACCATCAGATGCGGCTGGTGCGCGGGTCGCACATCGTCGTGCGCCGCCTGTTCGAGCATGATTATGCCTATTTTTTCCAGCTGCCCGACGGGCGCATCTTTTTCGCCATTCCTTATGAACAGGACTTCACGCTGATCGGCACGACCGATGTGGACCATGACGGACCCGCGAGCGAGGCAAAGGCGAGCGACGACGAAATCGCCTATCTGTGCGAAGGCGCCAGCCTCTATTTTCGCGTGCCTGTTACCCCCGCCGATGTGGTGTGGAGCTTTTCAGGCGTGCGGCCGCTGGTCGAGGACGGGTCGGGGCGGCCCGAGGCGGCGACGCGCGGATACCGCATCGACCTCGACCTCGAAGAAGGCGCGCCCTTGCTCACCATCTACGGCGGCAAGATCACCAGCTATCGCCATGTCGCCGAAGAGGCGGTCGATGCACTGGCGCGTCATGTGCCGGCGCTGAGCGTCCGGCACTGGACCGCGAAGGCGGCGCTGCCCGGGGGTGATTTTCCGGTGACGGGCGCCGCGGCGCTCGTTGCGGAATATCGGCTGGCCCACCCTTTCCTCTCCGCCACGACCGCGCAGCGGATCGCGCGCGCCTATGGCACCGATGCGCGGCGCTGGCTGGGCGAGGCGGACAGCTGGGACGCGCTGGGCGGCGAGATCGCGCACGGGCTGAGCGTCGCCGAGTTGCGATGGATGGTCGAACAGGAATGGGCGCGCACGGCGGACGATATTTTGTGGCGGCGAAGCAAGCTTGGGCTGGTCTTCGACGAAGAGGACAAGGCGCGGCTTGCCGACGCACTGGACATGCTGCGCTAG
- a CDS encoding MFS transporter codes for MKINFPLLALATGAFGIGITEFAPMGLLPDMAAGLGVSIPAAGLLVSAYALGVMLGAPLMTLTTARMNRRTLLIALMAIFTLGNFLSAIAGDYATLMAARVITSLNHGAFFGVGSVVAASIVPPDKRASAVAAMFMGLTLANVVGVPLAPWIGETFGWRTAFGLIAVWGLFTMAALRFALPDIPRAEGGNMLAELGVLKRREVLLALALTALGSSAMFAVFTYIAPILKGATGAGTLFVTAMLVVYGLGLTAGNWLGGRFADRSIDRTLIVSLGGLAATLVVFAGAMFHPFAAAITIFVWGVATFAIVPPLQMRVMEAASDAPNLASAVNIGAFNLGNAVGAAVGGGVIGLGLGYPAVSIAGALMALAGLAIVLATRTRHADRRFVFARHERRDEQDLSGQAPTI; via the coding sequence ATGAAAATCAACTTTCCCCTCCTTGCGCTTGCGACGGGCGCGTTCGGGATCGGGATCACCGAATTCGCGCCGATGGGTCTGCTGCCCGACATGGCGGCGGGGCTCGGCGTCTCGATCCCCGCTGCGGGGCTCCTCGTTTCGGCCTATGCGCTCGGCGTCATGCTCGGCGCGCCGTTGATGACGCTCACCACCGCGCGCATGAACCGGCGCACCTTGCTCATTGCGCTGATGGCGATCTTCACGCTCGGCAACTTTCTGTCGGCGATCGCGGGCGATTATGCGACGCTGATGGCTGCGCGCGTCATCACCTCCTTGAACCACGGCGCCTTTTTCGGCGTCGGGTCGGTCGTTGCCGCCAGCATCGTCCCGCCCGACAAGCGCGCCAGCGCCGTCGCGGCGATGTTCATGGGGCTGACGCTCGCCAATGTCGTCGGCGTGCCGCTCGCGCCGTGGATCGGCGAGACGTTCGGCTGGCGCACCGCGTTCGGGCTGATCGCCGTTTGGGGCCTTTTCACCATGGCCGCGCTGCGCTTTGCGCTCCCCGACATCCCGCGCGCCGAAGGCGGCAATATGCTCGCCGAACTCGGCGTGCTGAAGCGGCGCGAAGTGCTCCTCGCGCTGGCGCTGACAGCGCTCGGCTCGTCGGCGATGTTCGCGGTCTTCACCTATATCGCGCCGATCCTGAAGGGCGCGACGGGAGCAGGGACGCTGTTCGTGACCGCGATGCTCGTCGTCTACGGGCTCGGACTTACCGCCGGCAACTGGCTCGGCGGCCGCTTTGCCGATCGCTCGATCGACCGCACGCTGATCGTCTCGCTCGGCGGGCTGGCGGCGACGCTGGTCGTCTTCGCCGGCGCGATGTTTCACCCATTCGCCGCGGCGATCACCATCTTCGTGTGGGGCGTCGCGACCTTCGCGATCGTCCCGCCGCTTCAGATGCGCGTGATGGAAGCGGCGAGCGATGCGCCCAACCTCGCCTCGGCGGTCAACATCGGCGCGTTCAACCTCGGCAATGCGGTCGGCGCGGCGGTTGGCGGCGGCGTGATCGGCCTGGGGCTCGGCTATCCGGCGGTGTCGATCGCGGGGGCGTTGATGGCGCTCGCCGGGCTCGCGATCGTTCTTGCGACGCGCACGCGCCATGCCGATCGGCGTTTCGTCTTTGCTCGACACGAGCGGCGGGACGAGCAAGACTTGAGCGGCCAGGCGCCAACAATCTAG
- a CDS encoding aldo/keto reductase: protein MEYRQLGSSGLRVPALSFGTGTFGGQGPLFSAWGTSDAAEARRLIDISLDAGVTLFDTADVYSNGASEEILGAAIKGRRDAVLISTKTGLPMGDGPQDWGVSRSRLIGAVEDALRRLGTDHIDLLQLHAFDASTPVDELMDTLATLIAAGKLRYAGVSNYPGWQLMKAQAAADRLGTPRFVAHQVYYSLIGRAYEADLMPLAADQGVGALVWSPLGWGRLTGKIGRGRPLPAGSRLHETEQFAPPVTEELLYRVIDALEVVAAETGKTVPQVAINWLLRRPTVSSVIIGARNEEQLRQNLGAVGWALTAEQVALLDAASDALPPYPHTPYRQQEGFALLNPPLV from the coding sequence ATGGAATATCGTCAATTGGGATCGTCGGGGCTTCGCGTCCCGGCGTTGAGCTTTGGCACGGGGACGTTCGGCGGGCAGGGACCGCTGTTCAGCGCGTGGGGCACGAGCGATGCCGCCGAGGCGCGGCGCCTGATCGACATCAGCCTCGACGCCGGGGTGACCCTGTTCGACACCGCCGACGTTTATTCGAACGGCGCGTCGGAGGAAATTTTGGGCGCCGCGATCAAGGGCCGCCGCGACGCGGTGCTCATCTCGACCAAGACCGGCCTGCCGATGGGCGACGGGCCGCAGGACTGGGGCGTCTCGCGCAGCCGGCTGATCGGCGCGGTCGAGGATGCGCTCCGCCGTCTCGGCACCGACCATATCGACCTGCTCCAGCTCCACGCTTTCGACGCGTCGACTCCGGTCGACGAGCTGATGGACACGCTGGCGACGCTGATCGCCGCGGGGAAGCTGCGCTATGCGGGCGTCTCCAACTATCCGGGCTGGCAATTGATGAAGGCGCAGGCGGCGGCCGACCGCCTCGGCACCCCGCGCTTCGTCGCGCACCAGGTCTATTATTCGCTGATCGGCCGCGCCTATGAGGCCGACCTGATGCCGCTCGCCGCCGATCAGGGCGTTGGCGCGCTCGTGTGGAGCCCGCTCGGCTGGGGTCGGCTCACGGGCAAGATCGGACGCGGGCGCCCGCTCCCGGCCGGCAGCCGCCTCCACGAAACCGAACAGTTCGCGCCGCCGGTGACTGAAGAGCTGCTTTACCGCGTTATCGACGCGCTGGAGGTTGTCGCCGCCGAAACCGGCAAGACAGTGCCGCAGGTCGCGATCAACTGGCTGCTCCGGCGCCCGACCGTTTCCTCCGTGATCATCGGCGCGCGCAATGAGGAGCAGCTGCGGCAAAATCTCGGCGCGGTCGGCTGGGCGCTCACCGCCGAACAGGTCGCGCTGCTCGACGCCGCGAGCGACGCGCTGCCGCCCTATCCGCACACGCCCTATCGCCAGCAGGAGGGCTTTGCCCTCCTGAACCCGCCGCTCGTCTGA
- a CDS encoding LysR family transcriptional regulator — translation MNAKMDGGGDRARSMEVFVATVAEGSFSAAGRCLGLTPSAVSRTIDRIEARLGVRLMLRSTRALALTPEGEAYLRAARRILADLGDAEQAIADQGAPRGRLRVSAAQAHGRLCIVPLLGDFVRLYPHILVDISLADRLVDLAAGQADVAIRFGPLADSPLTARKLGESRRVIVASPAYLAAHGTPRRPEDLHDHNCLNFNFRRAEPTWPFRDGARDYALAVQGNIEANNGETLGQLAAAGVGIARVGAFSIADQIASGALIPILEDYNPGDVEVIHAVFAGGANTPARVRVFVDFLVDRLGRAN, via the coding sequence ATGAACGCAAAGATGGACGGCGGCGGCGATCGGGCGCGGTCGATGGAAGTGTTTGTCGCGACCGTCGCCGAGGGCAGTTTTTCCGCCGCGGGACGCTGCCTCGGCCTTACCCCGTCAGCGGTCAGCCGCACGATAGACCGGATCGAGGCGCGGCTGGGTGTGCGCCTGATGCTGCGGTCGACGCGCGCGCTTGCGCTCACGCCCGAGGGCGAGGCCTATCTGCGCGCCGCGCGGCGGATTCTAGCCGACCTGGGCGACGCCGAACAGGCGATCGCCGATCAGGGGGCGCCGCGCGGGCGGCTGCGCGTCAGCGCGGCGCAAGCGCATGGCAGGCTGTGCATCGTCCCATTGCTCGGCGACTTCGTGCGGCTTTATCCGCATATATTGGTCGACATCAGCCTCGCCGACCGGCTCGTCGACCTCGCGGCGGGGCAAGCCGACGTCGCGATCCGTTTCGGCCCGCTGGCCGACAGTCCGCTGACCGCACGCAAGCTGGGCGAAAGCCGCCGCGTGATCGTCGCGTCGCCCGCCTATCTGGCGGCGCACGGCACGCCGCGCCGCCCCGAGGACCTGCACGATCACAACTGCCTGAATTTCAACTTCCGCCGCGCCGAACCAACCTGGCCCTTTCGCGACGGCGCGCGCGACTATGCGCTGGCGGTGCAGGGCAATATCGAGGCGAACAATGGCGAAACGCTGGGGCAGCTCGCCGCCGCCGGGGTCGGCATCGCGCGCGTTGGCGCTTTCAGCATCGCCGACCAGATCGCGAGCGGCGCGCTGATCCCGATCCTGGAAGATTATAACCCCGGCGATGTCGAGGTGATCCACGCGGTCTTCGCGGGCGGCGCAAACACCCCCGCACGGGTGCGCGTGTTCGTCGATTTCCTCGTCGACCGGCTGGGGCGCGCGAATTGA
- a CDS encoding glycoside hydrolase family 97 protein, with amino-acid sequence MLRLAPLALLAAVAPAAAQQAPAPVTATSPDGALTLTVATDNDARPTWSLSRKGKLLIAPSKLGFIMTDRIGLQRGFKIESVERASADSRWEQPWGERRFVRDHHNELLVRFRQDESWGGHAMNVRFRLFDDGIGFRYELPEQDGLKTAKIADEITEFDIAPEGTAWWIAGGEWNRYEQVYQQTPIDAVSTAHTPITMRLADGTHLAFHEAALVDYAGMWLKRVEGRKFRATLSPSSSGPRVVRDLPFATPWRTIRITDDAAGVVESDLELNLNEPNKLGDVSWVKPMKYIGIWWGMIRGDWSWAEGPNHGATTERTKQYIDFAAKHGFGGVLVEGWNKGWNGNWFGHGDQYSFTEAYPDFDLKAVTDHARKKGVTLIGHHETGGNIAVYEAQLDDAMKLYGKLGVKAVKTGYVADAGGIIAPGASADEKVMEWHDGQRQVQHHLKVVQTAAKYKVAVNPHEPVKDTGLRRTYPNWVAREGARGMEYNAWGAFANGPDHEPTLVYTRMLSGPMDYTPGVFSLQGAQGVPMASTLAKQLGLYLAIYSPIQMAADFIENLEAHPRELDFVKQVPTDWAESRLIAGAVGDYAIFARKDRGSADWYVGGVNDGTPRTLTLNFDFLEPGKTYTATIWKDGAGATYLTDARRNIAYDTIKVKKGDTYKLWLAPGGGAAMRIAPGR; translated from the coding sequence ATGCTCCGTCTCGCCCCCCTCGCTCTCCTCGCGGCTGTGGCGCCCGCCGCCGCGCAGCAGGCGCCTGCGCCGGTCACCGCGACATCGCCCGATGGTGCCCTCACGCTGACCGTCGCGACCGACAATGATGCCCGCCCGACCTGGTCGCTGTCGCGCAAGGGCAAGCTGCTCATCGCGCCGTCGAAGCTCGGCTTCATCATGACCGACCGCATCGGCCTGCAGCGCGGTTTCAAAATCGAGAGCGTCGAGCGCGCGAGCGCCGACAGCCGCTGGGAACAGCCGTGGGGCGAGCGCCGCTTCGTGCGAGACCACCATAACGAACTCCTCGTCCGCTTTCGCCAGGACGAAAGCTGGGGCGGCCATGCGATGAATGTGCGCTTCCGCCTGTTCGACGACGGCATCGGATTCCGTTATGAATTGCCCGAACAGGACGGCCTGAAAACCGCGAAGATCGCCGACGAGATCACCGAATTCGACATCGCGCCCGAAGGCACCGCATGGTGGATCGCGGGCGGCGAGTGGAACCGCTACGAGCAGGTCTATCAGCAAACGCCGATCGATGCGGTATCGACCGCGCACACGCCGATCACGATGCGCCTCGCCGACGGCACGCACCTGGCCTTCCACGAAGCCGCGCTCGTCGATTATGCCGGCATGTGGCTGAAGCGCGTCGAGGGGCGCAAGTTCCGCGCGACGCTGTCGCCCTCGTCGAGCGGGCCGCGCGTGGTGCGCGACCTGCCGTTCGCGACGCCGTGGCGGACGATCCGCATCACCGATGACGCCGCGGGAGTGGTCGAAAGCGACCTCGAACTCAACCTCAACGAACCCAACAAGCTGGGCGACGTCAGCTGGGTCAAGCCGATGAAATATATCGGCATCTGGTGGGGCATGATCCGCGGCGACTGGAGCTGGGCCGAAGGACCCAACCATGGCGCGACGACCGAACGCACCAAGCAATATATCGACTTCGCGGCAAAGCATGGCTTCGGCGGCGTGCTGGTCGAGGGCTGGAACAAGGGCTGGAACGGCAACTGGTTCGGCCACGGCGATCAATATAGCTTCACCGAAGCCTATCCCGATTTCGATCTGAAGGCCGTCACCGACCATGCGCGCAAGAAAGGCGTGACCTTGATCGGCCACCACGAAACCGGGGGCAATATCGCAGTTTATGAAGCGCAACTCGACGACGCGATGAAGCTTTACGGCAAGCTTGGGGTCAAGGCGGTCAAGACCGGCTATGTCGCCGATGCCGGCGGCATCATCGCGCCGGGCGCGAGCGCCGACGAAAAGGTGATGGAATGGCACGACGGCCAGCGTCAGGTGCAGCATCATCTGAAAGTCGTACAGACCGCGGCCAAATATAAGGTCGCGGTCAATCCGCACGAACCGGTGAAGGACACGGGCCTTCGCCGCACTTATCCCAACTGGGTCGCCCGCGAAGGCGCCCGCGGCATGGAATATAATGCCTGGGGCGCCTTCGCCAACGGCCCGGATCATGAACCGACGCTCGTCTACACGCGGATGCTGTCGGGACCGATGGACTATACGCCGGGGGTGTTCAGCTTGCAGGGCGCGCAGGGTGTGCCGATGGCCTCAACGCTCGCCAAGCAGCTCGGCCTTTACCTTGCCATCTATTCGCCGATCCAGATGGCGGCCGACTTCATTGAAAATCTGGAGGCGCATCCGCGCGAGCTCGATTTCGTGAAACAGGTGCCGACCGACTGGGCCGAAAGCCGCCTGATCGCGGGCGCGGTCGGCGACTATGCGATCTTCGCGCGCAAGGACCGGGGCAGCGCCGACTGGTATGTCGGCGGTGTCAACGACGGCACGCCGCGCACGCTGACGCTGAATTTCGATTTCCTGGAACCCGGCAAGACCTATACCGCGACGATCTGGAAGGATGGCGCGGGCGCGACCTATCTGACCGACGCGCGCCGCAACATCGCCTATGACACGATCAAGGTGAAAAAGGGCGACACCTACAAGCTCTGGCTGGCTCCCGGCGGCGGCGCTGCGATGCGGATCGCCCCCGGCCGCTAA
- a CDS encoding alpha-amylase family glycosyl hydrolase, protein MTSNQPLVQDQTIPAIAANIPWWKGAAIYQVYPRSFADSNGDGVGDLAGVTARLDHIASLGVDAIWLSPFYPSPMDDFGYDIADYCGVDPIFGTLADFDELVARAHALGLKVTTDLVFAHTSDRHAWFAESRASTDNDRADWYVWADAKPDGSPPTNWQSVFGGPAWTWDARRGQYYMHNFLSSQPQLNVHNRAVQDALLDVVRFWLDRGVDGFRIDAINFSMHDPDLRDNPPAPPSNKLRTRPFDFQQKIYNQSHPDIVLFLERIRALTDERAGRFTVAEVGGDDAMREMKLFTAGEARLNSAYGFDFLYADRLTPQLVREAAEAWPDAPGIGWPSWAFENHDAPRALSRWTPEGVGRDAFARMKMALLCALRGNIIIYNGEELGLDQVDIPFDQVKDPEARKNWPLTLSRDGARTPLPWAAAAANAGFSDADPWLPLGPAHRDLAVDRQQDDPASLLNLTRRLVALRAGHPALRVGRNANWVAEGDLLAFDRIAGDQRIRCLFNLGRGTIDISALADGGTPLVQLNDAGAAALPPCGALWIKMEG, encoded by the coding sequence GTGACATCGAACCAGCCTCTCGTTCAGGACCAGACAATCCCCGCCATCGCCGCCAATATTCCGTGGTGGAAGGGTGCGGCGATCTATCAGGTCTATCCGCGCAGCTTCGCCGATTCGAACGGCGACGGCGTCGGCGATCTCGCCGGGGTCACCGCGCGGCTCGACCATATCGCCAGCCTCGGCGTCGATGCGATCTGGCTGTCGCCCTTCTATCCCTCGCCGATGGACGATTTCGGATACGACATCGCCGATTATTGCGGCGTCGATCCGATCTTCGGCACGCTCGCCGATTTCGACGAACTGGTGGCACGTGCCCACGCGCTGGGACTGAAGGTCACGACCGACCTCGTCTTCGCGCACACCTCCGACCGGCACGCCTGGTTTGCGGAGAGCCGCGCGAGCACGGATAATGACCGCGCCGACTGGTATGTCTGGGCCGATGCCAAACCCGACGGCTCGCCGCCGACCAACTGGCAGTCGGTGTTCGGCGGTCCGGCGTGGACGTGGGACGCGCGCCGCGGCCAATATTATATGCATAATTTTTTAAGCTCGCAGCCGCAGCTCAACGTCCACAACCGCGCCGTGCAGGACGCGCTGCTCGATGTCGTGCGCTTCTGGCTCGACCGCGGCGTCGACGGCTTTCGCATCGACGCGATCAATTTTTCGATGCACGACCCGGACCTGCGCGACAATCCGCCCGCGCCGCCATCGAACAAGCTGCGGACGCGTCCGTTCGATTTTCAGCAGAAAATCTATAACCAGTCGCACCCCGACATCGTGCTTTTCCTCGAACGCATCCGCGCGCTCACCGATGAGCGCGCGGGCCGCTTTACCGTTGCTGAGGTCGGCGGCGACGATGCGATGCGCGAGATGAAGCTGTTTACCGCGGGCGAGGCGCGGCTTAACAGTGCCTATGGCTTCGACTTTCTCTACGCCGACCGGCTGACGCCGCAGCTGGTACGCGAGGCGGCCGAAGCCTGGCCCGACGCGCCGGGCATTGGCTGGCCCAGCTGGGCGTTCGAAAATCACGACGCGCCGCGCGCACTTTCGCGCTGGACGCCCGAAGGCGTCGGCCGCGATGCCTTTGCGCGCATGAAGATGGCGCTGCTCTGCGCGCTGCGCGGCAATATCATCATCTATAATGGCGAGGAACTGGGGCTCGATCAGGTCGATATTCCCTTCGATCAGGTCAAGGATCCCGAAGCGCGCAAGAACTGGCCGCTCACCCTGTCGCGCGACGGCGCGCGCACCCCGCTGCCGTGGGCGGCGGCGGCGGCGAACGCGGGCTTTTCGGACGCCGACCCCTGGCTGCCGCTGGGACCCGCGCACCGCGACCTCGCGGTCGACCGGCAACAGGATGATCCGGCCTCGCTGCTCAACCTGACGCGCCGCCTCGTCGCGCTGCGCGCCGGCCACCCTGCGCTTCGAGTCGGTCGCAACGCCAACTGGGTCGCCGAGGGCGACCTGCTCGCCTTCGACCGCATCGCCGGAGACCAGCGCATTCGCTGCCTGTTCAATCTTGGTCGCGGCACGATCGACATTTCAGCACTCGCGGACGGCGGCACCCCGCTCGTCCAGCTGAACGATGCCGGCGCCGCGGCGCTGCCGCCGTGCGGTGCGCTCTGGATAAAAATGGAAGGATGA
- a CDS encoding alpha-amylase family glycosyl hydrolase, with the protein MSLLASIIALSMAGAAPAADYRQRPPGDEVIYFVLPDRFENGNPKNDRGGLKGDRLATGYDPTDKGFFHGGDLAGLTKRLDYIQGLGATAIWFAPIFKNKPVQGAPGQESAGYHGYWVTDFTQVDPHFGTNAEFKAFVDAAHARGMKVYMDIIANHTADVITYKEGAAEDFRYRSLADYSWSRRGGVDGPAINPGFAGDHVATPENWAKLTDPSFAYTPVVPKGEERVKVPAWLNDPIYYHNRGNSDWVGESAFYGDFAGLDDLATENPRVVQGFIDIFGRWIDEFGIDGFRIDTAKHVNPEFWQAFVPAMQARAKARGIPNFHIFGEVYIDGVDPGSLAAYTHSAGLPSVLDFSFARAVIDSVSGTKGTDLFARLFDGDVLYKGGADAALQLPTFLGNHDMGRFAMFVKQANPQADDAELLARTMLGHSMLLTLRGVPTIYYGDEQGFVSDGHDQLARENMFASKVAVYNDNDLIGTDATTADANFDTAHPLYRHIAALAAIRRDTPALTRGATKLRTFSDKPGLLAVSRFDPDTGREVLLAFNTSAAPVSATIAVDMKSAGFSALHGDCPARPAAPGSLRLSLPAFGTLICQATE; encoded by the coding sequence ATGAGCTTGCTCGCATCGATCATCGCGCTGAGCATGGCGGGGGCCGCGCCCGCCGCCGACTATCGGCAGCGGCCGCCCGGGGACGAGGTGATCTATTTCGTCCTCCCCGACCGCTTCGAAAATGGCAACCCGAAGAACGATCGCGGCGGCCTCAAGGGTGATCGTCTCGCCACCGGCTACGACCCCACGGACAAGGGCTTTTTCCACGGCGGCGACCTCGCGGGCCTGACGAAGCGGCTCGATTATATCCAGGGGCTCGGCGCCACGGCGATCTGGTTTGCGCCGATTTTCAAGAACAAGCCGGTGCAGGGCGCGCCGGGGCAGGAGAGCGCGGGCTATCACGGCTATTGGGTGACCGACTTCACCCAGGTCGATCCGCATTTCGGCACCAATGCGGAGTTCAAGGCCTTCGTCGACGCGGCGCACGCCCGCGGGATGAAGGTCTATATGGACATCATCGCCAACCACACCGCCGACGTCATTACATACAAGGAAGGCGCGGCGGAGGATTTTCGTTACCGCAGCCTCGCCGACTATTCCTGGTCGCGCCGCGGGGGCGTCGATGGTCCGGCGATCAACCCCGGTTTTGCGGGCGATCATGTCGCGACGCCGGAAAACTGGGCGAAGCTGACCGACCCGTCCTTCGCCTATACGCCCGTGGTGCCCAAGGGCGAGGAGCGGGTGAAGGTGCCGGCATGGCTCAACGACCCGATCTATTACCACAACCGCGGCAACAGCGACTGGGTTGGCGAATCCGCGTTCTATGGCGATTTTGCCGGGCTCGACGATCTGGCGACCGAAAATCCGCGCGTGGTGCAGGGCTTCATCGACATCTTTGGCCGCTGGATCGACGAATTTGGCATCGACGGCTTCCGCATCGACACCGCCAAGCATGTGAACCCCGAATTCTGGCAAGCCTTCGTCCCTGCGATGCAGGCGCGGGCGAAGGCGCGCGGCATCCCCAATTTTCACATTTTCGGCGAAGTCTATATCGACGGCGTCGATCCGGGGTCGCTCGCCGCCTATACGCATAGCGCGGGCCTGCCGTCGGTGCTCGATTTCAGCTTCGCGCGCGCGGTGATCGACAGCGTGAGCGGCACGAAGGGCACCGACCTGTTCGCGCGCCTGTTCGACGGCGATGTGCTGTACAAGGGCGGCGCCGACGCCGCGCTCCAGCTGCCGACCTTCCTCGGCAATCACGACATGGGCCGCTTCGCGATGTTCGTGAAACAGGCGAACCCGCAAGCCGACGACGCCGAGCTGCTTGCGCGGACGATGCTCGGCCATTCGATGCTGCTGACGCTGCGCGGAGTGCCGACCATCTATTATGGCGACGAGCAGGGCTTCGTCTCCGACGGCCACGACCAGCTCGCGCGCGAGAATATGTTCGCGTCAAAGGTAGCGGTCTATAACGACAATGACCTCATCGGCACCGATGCGACCACCGCCGACGCCAATTTCGACACCGCGCACCCGCTCTATCGGCATATCGCGGCGCTCGCGGCGATCCGCCGCGACACGCCGGCGCTGACACGCGGCGCGACAAAGCTGCGCACCTTTTCCGATAAGCCCGGCCTGCTCGCGGTGTCGCGTTTCGACCCCGACACGGGGCGCGAGGTGCTGCTCGCCTTCAATACGTCTGCGGCCCCGGTGTCGGCGACGATTGCCGTGGATATGAAAAGCGCGGGCTTCAGCGCGCTCCATGGCGATTGTCCGGCCCGCCCTGCGGCGCCGGGCAGCCTCCGCCTCTCTCTCCCCGCCTTCGGCACCCTCATCTGCCAAGCCACTGAATAA